From Rubrivirga sp. SAORIC476, a single genomic window includes:
- a CDS encoding adenylate/guanylate cyclase domain-containing protein encodes MPEASPPEAIKILFVDDEPDLVPLIRQKFRSQVRAGTVALVFAADGVEALEHLREDHDIEVIVTDINMPRMDGLTLLGELGDLGRRTRAVVVTAYGDMENIRTAMNKGAFDFLTKPIDMDDLQITLAQAREAVERDREADRVRRTITRYLSDKIAHAVLSDPAATGSSERREVSVLMSDISGFSQLSERLEPERVVELLNVYLGAMTEVVDAHEGAIDEFIGDAVLVIFGAPLEMADHALQATACAVAMQNRMASVNEELESRGLPPLKMTAAVNSGEVVVGTIGSESRAKYGVVGTAVNLTARIQTMAVPDEVLISETTYRAAGGEDGPVRLEGTRRVSLKGFAEPIAIHSVAEVAGVEGGAVPHDESALVPLDAPIPFGLAVLDGKEITNDAHAGEIVALSATGAQIRVGTPLDTRADVRVTVDLDDGPASIYAKVHHVTPSDDGAEARLRFSSVPPAAAAAFARLL; translated from the coding sequence ATGCCCGAGGCGTCCCCCCCAGAGGCCATCAAGATCCTGTTCGTCGACGACGAGCCGGATCTCGTGCCGCTCATCCGGCAGAAGTTCAGGTCGCAGGTGCGCGCCGGGACCGTCGCGCTGGTGTTCGCCGCCGACGGCGTCGAGGCCCTCGAACACCTTCGCGAGGACCACGACATCGAGGTGATCGTGACCGACATCAACATGCCGCGGATGGATGGCCTGACGCTGCTCGGCGAGTTGGGCGACCTCGGCCGCCGCACGCGCGCCGTCGTGGTGACGGCCTACGGCGACATGGAGAACATCCGGACGGCCATGAATAAGGGCGCGTTCGACTTCCTCACGAAGCCGATCGACATGGACGACCTCCAGATCACGCTCGCCCAGGCTCGCGAGGCCGTCGAGCGTGACCGCGAGGCCGACCGCGTCCGCCGCACCATCACGCGCTACCTGTCCGACAAAATCGCCCACGCGGTTCTCTCGGACCCCGCCGCGACCGGCTCCAGCGAGCGCCGCGAGGTGTCGGTGCTGATGAGCGACATCTCGGGCTTCAGCCAGCTCTCCGAGCGCCTCGAACCGGAGCGCGTCGTGGAGCTGCTCAACGTCTACCTCGGCGCCATGACCGAGGTGGTCGACGCGCACGAGGGGGCCATCGACGAGTTCATCGGCGACGCCGTGCTGGTCATCTTCGGCGCGCCGCTGGAGATGGCGGACCACGCCCTCCAGGCGACCGCCTGCGCGGTGGCCATGCAGAACCGGATGGCGAGCGTCAACGAGGAACTCGAGTCCCGCGGGCTGCCGCCGCTGAAGATGACGGCCGCCGTCAACTCCGGCGAGGTGGTGGTGGGCACCATCGGCTCCGAGTCGCGCGCCAAGTACGGCGTCGTGGGCACGGCGGTGAACCTGACCGCGCGGATCCAGACGATGGCCGTCCCGGACGAGGTCCTGATCTCGGAGACGACGTACCGCGCGGCGGGCGGCGAGGACGGGCCGGTCCGCCTGGAGGGCACGCGGCGCGTCTCGCTGAAAGGCTTCGCCGAGCCCATCGCCATCCACAGCGTCGCCGAGGTGGCCGGGGTGGAGGGCGGCGCGGTGCCGCACGACGAGTCGGCCCTGGTCCCGCTCGACGCTCCCATCCCGTTCGGGCTGGCGGTGCTCGACGGCAAGGAGATCACCAACGACGCCCACGCCGGGGAGATCGTGGCCCTCTCCGCGACGGGCGCGCAGATCCGGGTGGGCACGCCCCTCGACACCCGCGCCGACGTCCGCGTGACGGTGGACCTGGACGACGGCCCGGCATCGATCTATGCAAAGGTCCACCACGTGACGCCCTCCGACGACGGAGCCGAGGCCCGCCTGCGCTTCTCGTCCGTGCCGCCGGCTGCTGCGGCGGCCTTCGCCCGCCTCCTCTGA